The Pseudanabaena sp. PCC 6802 genomic interval GTGGCTGAAAACCTGTTGCTCGTGCGCCCCGATATACCAATGGCGATCGACTGGTCAGCAGAGTATGAGAAATTGGAACGATTTATGGCAACTTCACCTTTCCAGATCGATCTAAATACACCGATTTCCCAGCTTGCTGCGGGGCAAAAGCAAAAATTAGAGATTCTCAAACAACTTTATCTCAAAAATCGGGTTTTAATTTTAGACGAACCTACATCCGTACTCACCCCACAGGAAGCAGACGAAGTTTTAGGCCTATTAAGAGAAGAAGTCAATGCCAGTCGCTTAAGCGTACTCATGATCAGCCATAAATTCCGCGAGATCGTGAAATTTGTGGATGAAGTAACAGTCTTGCGGAAAGGTAAATTCGCAGGACATGGATATGTGAAAGACCTCACCGTAGCTGACATGGCAGCCATGATGTTGGGGGAAAAACGCGAACCCAAAAAAGTTGCCAAAACAGAAACCAATCCCGAAACACCAATCCTGGAAGTTAAAGGTTTGTGTGCCAATAAAGATAATGGATTCCCTGCTTTAGAAGAACTAGATTTAACCATCCGAGGTGGAGAAATTGTGGGAATTGCTGGTATATCTGGAAACGGGCAGAGGGAACTGGTGGAAGTCTTGTCCGGACAACGCATTCCCACTGGCGGTCAGGTTTTGGTAAACGGCGAAGTCTATGGTGCCACAAGAGCCGAGATGCAAAAGCATCATGTCTATGCCCTGCCAGAAGAGCCTCTACGCAATGCCTGCGTTCCGCATATGAGCGTAGCCGAAAACCTGGCTCTACGCACATTCGATCGCCCTCCCCAATCTAAAGGCATCTTGTTGATTTTTAAAGCCATTAGAGATATGGCTAAGCATCTCATCAGCGTCTTTTCGATCAAAACTCCTTCTCCTGACACTCCGATTGGCAATCTATCAGGTGGAAACGTGCAACGCGCCGTGTTAGCTAGAGAACTTTCAGCCAACAAGATTAATCTCTTAATTGTCGCGAATCCTGTATTTGGACTCGACTTTAATGCGGTGGAATACATTCACGGACAGCTTGTGGAAGCTCGCAATTGCGGCGTAGCAGTGTTGCTTGTCAGCGAAGATCTCGATGAAATTCTAACGTTATCCGATCGCTTTATGACGATTAGCGGTGGCAAGTTCACCTATGAGAGTACGCCCTCTGAGGCTGACTTTGCCACAATTGGGCAAAAGATGGCAGGACATTGAGCTGAAATTAAATATAATGCTAAAACCAGATCGAGCTTTGATTTTCAAAGATCTATTCAATATCCATCAAAACCATCACAACCTGCCTTGGCAACCATTTCGAGAAGGCATAGATATCTATCGATTATATGGAGATGGTACGGGAGCGAGCGCGGCTCTACTGCGCTATCAAAAAGGTGCAAGCGTTCCCAGACATAACCACTCTGGCTTCGAACATATTTTTGTTTTGTCTGGGGAACAGAGCGATCGCAACGGCACCCATGTAGCTGGCACCCTGGTGATTAATCCTCCAGAAACCAGTCATAGCGTCACTAGTGAATCCGGTTGCATTGTTTTGGCGATCTGGGAAAAACCCGTCGTGATGCAAGTAGATGTCTAATAGCTCTTATCCTGGCTGGCTGAGCGAACCTCAAAGAAAGCGATATCTCTATCGATTAACTTCATAAATACTCCTACTCCTTGACGATAGATTACCAATTACTAATTAAATCTATGACTACGATCGCGGCTCAACCCTATGATTACAAACTTCCCACATCAGGGAAGTTCGCATTAGTAATTATCGATATGCAACGGGACTTTTTAGAGCCTGGTGGTTTTGGCGAAGCTTTGGGAAATGATGTGAGTCTGTTACAAGCGATCGTTCCCACCGTCAAAAAATTATTAGAAGCCTTTCGCAAGCACGGTCTACCAGTAATTCATACCATCGAATGTCACGCCCCCGATCTATCAGATTGCCCGCCCTCAAAATTGCATCGAGGCAAATCCGAACTAAAAATTGGCGATGAAGGCCCTATGGGAAGAATTCTGATTGTGGGAGAGAAAGGAAATAGCATTATTCCGGAATTGGAACCCCAGCCTGGAGAAATCGTCATCGCGAAACCAGGTAAGGGTGCTTTTTGCCGCACCAATTTGGAGTCTATTCTGCAAGACCAGGGCATCACACATCTTTTGTTTACAGGCGTAACTACAGAAGTTTGCGTTCAGACAACGATGCGCGAAGCCAACGATCGCGGCTATGAATGTTTGTTAATTGAAGATGGCACCGAAAGTTATTTCCCTGAGTTTAAGCAGTCAACCATTGCCATGCTGCGCGCTCAAGGTGGAATTGTGGGTTGGACGACGGATGCTGCCTCTGTCCTGCGATCGCTTGAGGCATATAGCTCTAGCTAAAAAGCTCAGTACAGGAGTCCATTGTATGCAGGAGAGGAGGGAATTATTTTTGTGGGGGATTTCCCAATAAGGGTAGGATAGAGTTGGCGAAGATGGCAGCTTGAGTGCGATCGCGCAGGTTGAGACGACCGAGAATATTAGTAACGTGATTCTTGACGGTACCTTCAGAGATATAGAGCTGGACTGCAATTTCGCGATTGCTCGCACCTGATGCAATTAGGTGCAATACCTCCCGTTCCCTAGCAGTGAGTTCGGCAAAGCCAGGAGGCAGATTGGAGGTGGGAGCGGGTTGGGGGGGCGATACTTTTGTCGATAGCTTGGTCAGGATACCAGGCCCAAATTGGGCATAGCCCTTGTGGATGGCACGGATGGCGGCGGCTAATTCCTCTGATGGTGTATCTTTAAGCAGGTAGCCAGTTGCTCCTACTCGGAGCGCTTCGGTGACGTATTCATCATCATCAAATGTAGTGAGCACCAGTACTTTAATCCCATCATACTTTTTGCAAATTTGCTGCGTTGCTGCCACCCCATCCATAATTGGCATCCGCACATCCATTAGTACGACATCTGGCAGGGCAGATTGACTGTCAAGCATTTCTAGAGCCTGCAATGCCGACTGTCCGTTATCAGCTTCAGCGATCGCTTGCAGATCGTCTTCCAATTCCAATAGTGCCTTGAGACCATCGCGAATGAGGTTCTGGTCGTCCACCAGCATGATGCGAATTTGAGATGTAGGTTCTGATTTACTCATGTTTAATTTTGCGGTATTGATATATACCCTTATTATCAAAGGTCGCAGGGGCGCAGCCCCCATTTTAGTTTTATTCCCCTCTCCCTGAGGGAGAGGGTGCAGGGGTGAGGGTTTCCAGATTTTCCGCGTAAGGCGAGTAATTAAATGGGAATATCATTGTAATAGATCGATATTATCCGATTTTTGGCGATAGGGGAATTTGGACAGAGATTTCACAACCATTACCTGCGGAACTGCGTAGATTAAATCGTCCTCCTAATGCTAGCGTGCGTTCGCGCATTCCTTGCAGTCCAAATCCCGTTCTATTGCGGTCTGCATAAAATCCCCTACCGTTATCTCGTATGGTGAGACATATAGCTAATGGCATGGATTCCAGCAGAATTTCAACCTGGAGTGGATCGATACTTTCGGGATCGATCGCATATTTGCAGATGTTAGTGAGCGATT includes:
- a CDS encoding ABC transporter ATP-binding protein → MSDSISHESTDLVSQIESEVATAVANGAGSKPQSNTRDRVSDLPPEVEVVNLTKRFGNFTAVEQVSLKLKPATFHALLGENGAGKSTLVKCMMGFHPATHGDILIGKRSREINSPRDACKYSLGMVYQHFTVVPAMTVAENLLLVRPDIPMAIDWSAEYEKLERFMATSPFQIDLNTPISQLAAGQKQKLEILKQLYLKNRVLILDEPTSVLTPQEADEVLGLLREEVNASRLSVLMISHKFREIVKFVDEVTVLRKGKFAGHGYVKDLTVADMAAMMLGEKREPKKVAKTETNPETPILEVKGLCANKDNGFPALEELDLTIRGGEIVGIAGISGNGQRELVEVLSGQRIPTGGQVLVNGEVYGATRAEMQKHHVYALPEEPLRNACVPHMSVAENLALRTFDRPPQSKGILLIFKAIRDMAKHLISVFSIKTPSPDTPIGNLSGGNVQRAVLARELSANKINLLIVANPVFGLDFNAVEYIHGQLVEARNCGVAVLLVSEDLDEILTLSDRFMTISGGKFTYESTPSEADFATIGQKMAGH
- a CDS encoding cupin domain-containing protein; this translates as MLKPDRALIFKDLFNIHQNHHNLPWQPFREGIDIYRLYGDGTGASAALLRYQKGASVPRHNHSGFEHIFVLSGEQSDRNGTHVAGTLVINPPETSHSVTSESGCIVLAIWEKPVVMQVDV
- a CDS encoding cysteine hydrolase family protein, with the protein product MTTIAAQPYDYKLPTSGKFALVIIDMQRDFLEPGGFGEALGNDVSLLQAIVPTVKKLLEAFRKHGLPVIHTIECHAPDLSDCPPSKLHRGKSELKIGDEGPMGRILIVGEKGNSIIPELEPQPGEIVIAKPGKGAFCRTNLESILQDQGITHLLFTGVTTEVCVQTTMREANDRGYECLLIEDGTESYFPEFKQSTIAMLRAQGGIVGWTTDAASVLRSLEAYSSS
- a CDS encoding response regulator, which encodes MSKSEPTSQIRIMLVDDQNLIRDGLKALLELEDDLQAIAEADNGQSALQALEMLDSQSALPDVVLMDVRMPIMDGVAATQQICKKYDGIKVLVLTTFDDDEYVTEALRVGATGYLLKDTPSEELAAAIRAIHKGYAQFGPGILTKLSTKVSPPQPAPTSNLPPGFAELTAREREVLHLIASGASNREIAVQLYISEGTVKNHVTNILGRLNLRDRTQAAIFANSILPLLGNPPQK